A stretch of Bos taurus isolate L1 Dominette 01449 registration number 42190680 breed Hereford chromosome 5, ARS-UCD2.0, whole genome shotgun sequence DNA encodes these proteins:
- the CD69 gene encoding early activation antigen CD69, with translation MNSEDFSATETSSLHLKREQQSHATGTYSATYHEGSIQVPIPCAVVNVVFITTLIIALVALSVGQYNCPGQYASSAPPNTHVFPCSDDWIGHKGKYYLISKKTKNWTLAQNFCSKHGATLAVIDSKEDMNFLKQHVGRAEHWIGLKNEAGQTWKWSNGQEFNNWFNLTGSENCAVLNSAEISSTECDKNLHWICSKPSK, from the exons ATGAATTCTGAAGATTTTTCTGCAACAGAGACCAGCTCCTTGCACCTGAAAAGAGAACAACAAA GTCATGCCACTGGGACTTATTCTGCAACATATCATGAAGGGTCCATTCAAGTTCCTATCCCATGTGCTGTAGTAAACGTGGTCTTCATCACCACTCTCATTATAGCTCTCGTTGCTCTATCAG TGGGCCAGTACAACTGTCCAGGACAATATGCATCATCAGCGCCACCAAACACCCATGTGTTTCCATGCTCAGATGATTGGATTGGACACAAGGGGAAATACTACCTTATTtccaagaaaacaaagaactggaCCTTGGCCCAAAACTTTTGCTCCAAACATGGTGCCACGCTTGCTGTCATTGATTCTAAAGAGGACATG aactttttaaaacaacATGTGGGTAGAGCTGAACACTGGATCGGGCTGAAAAATGAAGCTGGCCAGACGTGGAAATGGTCAAATGGCCAAGAATTTAACAACTG GTTCAACCTTACGGGGTCTGAGAACTGTGCAGTTCTGAACAGTGCAGAGATCAGCAGCACAGAATGTGACAAGAATTTACACTGGATATGTAGCAAACCCTCCAAATAA